The genomic segment ACGGGTTAGCAATCGACATTAATCCTCTTTACACCCCTTATTGCAGAGGATGACTACTCATCCCCGAAACAAGCATCCCTATCTCGATAAAGGAAACCGTATTAAAGGTATGATTTGTCCAGATACGGTTTGCTACAAAGCCTTTACTAAAAGAGGTTGGAAATGGGGCGGTGATTGGCAAGTCGAGAGAGCATATGTCAATTATCTTCATTATGAAAAAGATCTTAAAGATGTTTCAGAAATGTTTAAGTGAAACTACTCACAGCCATTTATTTTCTCATAGCATTTATTTCCCATGGTTACTGTATTGCTATTAACAGCATGGAAAGCCATTTACAGCTATTAGTCG from the Neochlamydia sp. AcF84 genome contains:
- a CDS encoding M15 family metallopeptidase: MTTHPRNKHPYLDKGNRIKGMICPDTVCYKAFTKRGWKWGGDWQVERAYVNYLHYEKDLKDVSEMFK